From one Leifsonia soli genomic stretch:
- a CDS encoding peroxiredoxin yields the protein MALENDTQAPDFELLNQYGETVRLSDFRGRKAVALVFFPLAFSGTCTGELCALRDNLSLFEDHRVELLGISVDSKFTLRAWAEQEGYSFSLLADFWPHGEIAKEYGVFLREKGFANRATFLIDERGIIRASFITAPGEARSIDAYRAALDHLPAHV from the coding sequence ATGGCACTCGAGAACGATACCCAGGCTCCCGACTTCGAGCTGCTCAACCAGTACGGCGAGACCGTCCGGCTGAGCGACTTCCGGGGACGGAAGGCGGTGGCGCTGGTCTTCTTCCCGCTCGCGTTCTCCGGCACCTGCACGGGGGAGCTGTGCGCACTGCGCGACAACCTCTCGCTGTTCGAGGACCACCGCGTCGAGCTGCTGGGCATCTCCGTCGACTCCAAGTTCACGCTGCGCGCCTGGGCCGAGCAGGAGGGCTACTCGTTCTCTCTGCTTGCCGACTTCTGGCCGCACGGCGAGATCGCCAAGGAGTACGGCGTCTTCCTGCGCGAGAAGGGCTTCGCGAACCGCGCGACCTTCCTCATCGACGAGCGCGGCATCATCCGCGCGTCGTTCATCACCGCGCCGGGCGAGGCCCGCTCGATCGACGCCTACCGCGCGGCGCTCGACCACCTCCCCGCCCACGTCTGA
- a CDS encoding TetR/AcrR family transcriptional regulator yields the protein MVRRGSYAKGVAKRDEILERALEVIAREGIRGASVKELADAVGLSQAGLLHYFDSKEELFTAILRKRDEVDSRRFGEADGDGPLEDIRAGYVAIVRHNAEVPGLVQLFSRLAVDAADPQHPAHDYFVERSAALRSTFATALERRRAERATTPAVDADTLARILQAVSDGMQLQWMQDPSVDMAAAVDALFELLAPTSAGVGPAGIEPTTSTV from the coding sequence ATGGTACGACGAGGGTCCTACGCGAAAGGCGTCGCCAAGCGCGACGAGATCCTGGAGCGCGCTCTCGAGGTGATCGCGCGGGAGGGCATCCGCGGCGCGTCGGTCAAGGAGCTGGCGGATGCGGTCGGCCTCAGCCAGGCCGGCCTGCTCCACTACTTCGACAGCAAGGAGGAGCTGTTCACGGCGATCCTCCGCAAGCGCGACGAGGTCGACAGCCGGCGGTTCGGCGAGGCGGACGGGGATGGTCCGCTGGAGGACATCCGCGCGGGATACGTCGCAATCGTGCGGCACAACGCGGAAGTGCCTGGGCTCGTCCAGCTGTTCTCCCGGCTCGCGGTCGACGCCGCGGATCCCCAGCATCCCGCCCACGACTACTTCGTCGAACGCAGCGCGGCGCTGCGGAGCACCTTCGCCACCGCGCTGGAGCGTCGGCGCGCGGAGCGCGCGACGACTCCGGCCGTGGACGCGGACACGCTGGCACGCATCCTGCAGGCGGTCTCCGACGGGATGCAGCTGCAGTGGATGCAGGACCCCTCGGTCGACATGGCCGCGGCGGTCGACGCTCTCTTCGAGCTGCTAGCCCCCACGTCCGCGGGAGTGGGCCCTGCCGGGATCGAACCGACGACATCCACGGTGTAA
- a CDS encoding glycoside hydrolase family 3 C-terminal domain-containing protein — MADTTPAGTAADISGLSIEEKASLTSGEGFWRTKAVERAGIPSVMLTDGPHGLRKQREGGDHLGIGDSVPATCFPPAVALGSSWDVELVERVGTALGVESSIEDVAVILGPGINIKRSPLCGRNFEYLSEDPIVSGVLGAALVRGIQSQGVGASLKHFAANNQEDDRMRSSSDVDPRPLREIYLRGFQRVVEDAQPYTVMCSYNRINGVFASENRWLLTDVLRGEWGFEGLVVSDWGAVVDRVAALRAGLDLEMPGNAGLSDAAVVAAVGDGTLDASVLDASAARVAALATRWAATDRVEGPLDVDAHHALAREAAARSIVLLKNDAPATGDAPLLPLAAGRSIAVIGAFAEKPRYQGAGSSMIHPTRLDDALTAIRAAAGDVAYAPGFSLAAEVDAEESTRLRDEAVAAASAADIAVVFAGLPARLESEGYDRDDIDLPADQLAVIDAVVAANPRTVVVLSNGGVVMLPFSQRVPAIVEGWLLGQAGGSATADVLFGAVNPSGKLTETVPLRLEDTPAFLNFPGEEGHVRYGEGLFVGYRWYDARRMPVEYPFGHGLSYTAFRYGDASASVTARGDIQVRVTVTNTGERSGREVVQVYTALPGSRVQRPPRELKGFGSIELEPGASGEVAVTIRREDLAYWDVRADRWVVEGGEYAIEVGASSRDLRATVTAAVDGDEVWLPLTRESSLGEVLAHPVAGPMVQGALAGMSELFDGASSIMPEGVSMERMMASFPIGRVGMMSGGQVTPEMIDGLLAAANAQRQ, encoded by the coding sequence ATGGCAGACACGACCCCGGCGGGCACCGCCGCCGACATCTCCGGGCTCAGCATCGAGGAGAAGGCGTCGCTCACCAGCGGAGAGGGCTTCTGGCGCACGAAGGCCGTCGAGCGGGCGGGCATCCCCTCCGTGATGCTCACCGACGGGCCGCACGGGCTCCGCAAGCAGCGCGAAGGCGGCGACCACCTCGGGATCGGCGACAGCGTCCCGGCGACCTGCTTCCCTCCGGCCGTCGCCCTCGGCTCCTCCTGGGATGTGGAGCTGGTCGAGCGGGTCGGCACCGCGCTCGGCGTCGAGTCCTCGATCGAGGACGTCGCCGTCATCCTGGGCCCCGGCATCAACATCAAGCGATCCCCGCTGTGCGGCCGCAACTTCGAGTACCTCAGCGAGGATCCCATCGTGTCCGGTGTGCTGGGCGCCGCCCTGGTGCGCGGCATCCAGTCGCAGGGCGTCGGCGCGTCGCTCAAGCACTTCGCGGCCAACAACCAGGAGGACGACCGGATGCGCTCCTCGTCCGATGTCGACCCCCGGCCGCTGCGGGAGATCTATCTGCGCGGCTTCCAGCGGGTGGTGGAGGATGCGCAGCCGTACACCGTGATGTGCTCGTACAACCGCATCAACGGCGTGTTCGCGTCCGAAAACCGGTGGCTGCTCACCGACGTGCTGCGCGGCGAGTGGGGCTTCGAGGGCCTGGTCGTCTCGGACTGGGGAGCGGTCGTCGACCGCGTCGCCGCCCTCCGCGCCGGTCTCGACCTGGAGATGCCCGGGAACGCCGGCCTGAGCGACGCCGCGGTCGTCGCGGCGGTCGGCGACGGGACCCTCGACGCGTCGGTGCTGGATGCGTCCGCAGCCCGGGTGGCGGCGCTCGCGACCCGCTGGGCGGCGACCGACCGCGTGGAGGGTCCGCTCGACGTGGACGCCCACCACGCCCTCGCCCGCGAGGCGGCCGCGCGCTCCATCGTCCTGCTGAAGAACGACGCCCCGGCCACCGGCGACGCGCCGCTCCTGCCGCTCGCCGCCGGCCGCTCGATCGCGGTCATCGGTGCGTTCGCCGAGAAGCCGCGGTACCAGGGCGCCGGTTCGTCGATGATCCATCCGACCCGCCTGGACGACGCGCTCACCGCGATCCGTGCGGCTGCGGGCGATGTCGCCTACGCCCCCGGCTTCTCGCTCGCCGCCGAGGTCGACGCGGAGGAGTCGACGCGGCTGCGCGACGAAGCGGTCGCCGCGGCGTCTGCGGCCGACATCGCGGTGGTGTTCGCCGGCCTGCCCGCCCGGCTGGAGTCGGAAGGCTACGACCGCGACGACATCGACCTTCCGGCGGACCAGCTGGCCGTCATCGACGCGGTCGTCGCCGCCAACCCGCGGACCGTGGTCGTGCTGTCCAACGGCGGTGTCGTGATGCTCCCGTTCTCGCAGCGGGTGCCGGCCATCGTCGAGGGCTGGTTGCTCGGCCAGGCGGGCGGCTCAGCCACCGCCGACGTGCTGTTCGGCGCCGTGAATCCGTCGGGCAAGCTCACCGAGACCGTTCCTCTGCGGCTGGAGGACACCCCCGCCTTCCTGAACTTCCCGGGAGAGGAGGGGCACGTCCGCTACGGCGAGGGACTGTTCGTGGGCTACCGCTGGTACGACGCGCGCCGGATGCCGGTGGAGTACCCGTTCGGGCACGGGCTCTCGTACACGGCCTTCCGCTATGGCGACGCGAGCGCTTCGGTCACGGCCCGGGGCGACATCCAGGTGCGGGTCACCGTGACCAACACGGGGGAGCGGTCCGGACGCGAGGTCGTCCAGGTGTACACAGCGCTGCCGGGATCGCGCGTGCAGCGTCCGCCCCGCGAGCTGAAGGGCTTCGGCTCGATCGAGCTCGAGCCGGGGGCGTCGGGCGAGGTCGCCGTGACGATCCGGCGGGAGGATCTCGCGTACTGGGACGTGCGAGCCGACCGCTGGGTGGTCGAGGGCGGCGAGTACGCGATCGAGGTGGGCGCGTCGAGCCGCGATCTCCGCGCGACCGTGACCGCCGCGGTGGACGGAGACGAGGTGTGGCTGCCGCTGACCCGCGAGTCGTCGCTCGGCGAGGTGCTCGCGCATCCTGTCGCCGGGCCGATGGTCCAGGGCGCGCTGGCCGGTATGTCCGAGCTGTTCGACGGCGCGTCGTCGATCATGCCGGAAGGTGTGTCGATGGAGCGGATGATGGCGTCGTTCCCGATCGGACGCGTCGGCATGATGTCCGGCGGCCAGGTGACGCCCGAGATGATCGACGGGCTGCTCGCCGCGGCGAACGCTCAGCGGCAGTGA
- a CDS encoding DUF1295 domain-containing protein: MPEGPYRWFVYAEIALAVVTFVALLFIVAPYGGRHGRAGWGPTVPARFGWVVMEAPASILFVVFYLLGSNRFEPVPLLFLALWLVHYVYRAFVYPFLMRSGSRMPVLVMLLAIGFNLLNAWVNARWISEYGSYPVAWLGDGRFWFGVVLFAAGLTLNARSDRTLRLLRRSGDGYRIPQGGGFRYVSSPNYLGEMIEWTGWAIATWSLAGTAFALYTFANLAPRAFANHRWYRDTFPDYPPERRALLPFVL; this comes from the coding sequence ATGCCCGAGGGACCGTACCGCTGGTTCGTCTACGCCGAGATCGCGCTTGCCGTCGTGACCTTCGTCGCACTCCTGTTCATCGTCGCGCCGTACGGCGGGCGGCACGGGCGCGCCGGTTGGGGGCCGACGGTGCCCGCGCGGTTCGGCTGGGTCGTCATGGAGGCGCCCGCGTCCATCCTCTTCGTGGTGTTCTACCTGCTCGGTTCGAACCGCTTCGAGCCGGTGCCACTGCTGTTCCTCGCGCTCTGGCTGGTGCACTACGTCTACCGGGCGTTCGTCTACCCGTTCCTGATGCGCTCGGGGTCGCGCATGCCGGTGCTCGTGATGCTGCTGGCGATCGGGTTCAACCTCCTGAACGCGTGGGTCAATGCGCGCTGGATCTCCGAGTACGGGAGCTATCCCGTGGCGTGGCTGGGGGATGGGCGGTTCTGGTTCGGCGTCGTCCTGTTCGCGGCCGGGCTGACGCTGAATGCGCGCTCGGACCGCACGCTGCGGCTGCTGCGGCGGTCGGGAGACGGGTACCGCATCCCGCAGGGCGGCGGGTTCCGCTACGTCTCCAGCCCGAACTACCTCGGCGAGATGATCGAGTGGACGGGATGGGCGATCGCCACGTGGTCGCTCGCCGGCACCGCGTTCGCGCTGTACACGTTCGCGAACCTCGCGCCGCGGGCGTTCGCGAACCACCGCTGGTACCGGGACACCTTCCCCGACTATCCCCCCGAGCGCCGCGCCCTCCTCCCGTTCGTGCTCTGA
- a CDS encoding zinc-ribbon domain-containing protein produces the protein MPESVEQWWARRQWSKGVAVPYEVGRYRTDWERYPVLVRQYHPDLNHGITLTQVPPAADVYLVWECDSGHRFVATPEEQRGRPGGTRRRSAWCPLCAEAAVPKPVRAAEPDAGLHPCGHARDLRRIENDPQDDRCYLCRRLDREALTREQLVSMAAPGSRVAVSNANSTAGTYAWQCAAGHPSYQTSIERILGGRRCPICRHARAGADAVPVGEAFVSRWAPAPASAAEPELKRRLGERLDIDLSPNAVRVAKPFHSHLEVWPDILLPELRVAIEYDTTGRHGLEHVGPREASDRRKDRLLRAAGWEVVRVRCGALQPIGPYDVHAGGITDALVERIVTRLGEIRGDLFVAAYLR, from the coding sequence GTGCCGGAGAGCGTCGAGCAGTGGTGGGCGCGCCGCCAGTGGTCGAAGGGCGTCGCCGTGCCCTACGAGGTCGGGCGCTACCGCACCGACTGGGAGCGGTACCCCGTGCTGGTCCGCCAGTACCATCCCGACCTCAACCACGGGATCACCCTCACGCAGGTTCCGCCCGCGGCCGACGTCTACCTGGTGTGGGAGTGCGACTCCGGCCACCGGTTCGTGGCCACCCCCGAGGAGCAGCGTGGCCGCCCCGGCGGCACGCGGCGGCGCTCGGCATGGTGCCCGCTATGCGCCGAGGCCGCCGTCCCGAAACCGGTGCGGGCGGCGGAGCCGGATGCCGGACTCCACCCGTGCGGTCACGCCCGCGACCTGCGACGCATCGAGAACGACCCGCAGGATGATCGTTGCTACCTCTGCCGCCGGCTCGATCGCGAAGCGCTGACGCGAGAGCAGCTGGTGAGCATGGCCGCCCCCGGATCGCGCGTCGCCGTGTCGAACGCGAACAGCACCGCCGGCACGTACGCCTGGCAGTGCGCGGCGGGGCATCCGTCGTACCAGACCAGTATCGAGCGCATTCTCGGCGGCCGGAGGTGCCCGATCTGCCGCCATGCCCGGGCGGGAGCGGATGCGGTGCCGGTGGGCGAGGCGTTCGTCAGCCGCTGGGCCCCTGCACCGGCGTCGGCCGCGGAACCCGAGCTCAAGAGACGGCTCGGCGAGCGGCTGGACATCGACCTCTCCCCGAACGCGGTTCGCGTCGCGAAGCCCTTCCACTCGCACCTCGAAGTGTGGCCCGACATCCTGCTGCCGGAGCTGCGCGTCGCCATCGAGTACGACACCACGGGCCGGCACGGCCTCGAGCACGTCGGCCCGCGCGAGGCCTCGGACCGCCGCAAGGACCGGCTGCTCCGCGCCGCCGGGTGGGAGGTCGTGCGCGTCCGCTGCGGAGCGCTGCAGCCGATCGGCCCCTACGACGTGCACGCGGGCGGAATCACCGACGCGCTGGTGGAGCGGATCGTCACCCGGCTCGGCGAGATCCGGGGCGACCTGTTCGTGGCGGCGTACCTGCGCTGA
- a CDS encoding VOC family protein translates to MPSTLNPYLNFRASAREAMDFYQSVFGGEVQRSTFADFQMAQDPADNDLIMHSQLQTPGGFTLMAADVPAHMDFTPGSAISISLSGDDEAELTGYWEKLVDGGTVVEPLNKAPWGDSFGMAVDRFGVQWLVNIAGAPQAAGA, encoded by the coding sequence ATGCCGTCGACACTCAACCCGTACCTCAACTTCCGTGCGTCCGCGCGCGAGGCGATGGACTTCTACCAGTCCGTCTTCGGCGGAGAGGTGCAGCGCAGCACCTTCGCCGATTTCCAGATGGCGCAGGACCCGGCCGACAACGACCTGATCATGCATTCGCAGCTGCAGACCCCGGGCGGCTTCACGCTCATGGCTGCTGACGTGCCCGCGCACATGGACTTCACGCCGGGCAGCGCGATCAGCATCTCGCTGAGCGGCGACGACGAGGCCGAGCTCACCGGCTACTGGGAGAAGCTCGTGGACGGCGGCACGGTGGTCGAACCGCTCAACAAGGCGCCGTGGGGGGACAGCTTCGGGATGGCGGTCGACCGCTTCGGCGTTCAGTGGCTCGTCAACATCGCCGGGGCGCCGCAGGCGGCGGGAGCGTAG
- a CDS encoding universal stress protein — translation MAEPGGPDAGAGPESESDAPDLQGAVIVGVHRGQDRAVLEEAARLAVEFGRPLLCAYISEDSYLTEWDPSDVAQESLHPTEVGAGEGEAVLALSAAIGSALDEKPERPSSWALRLLAGDPAKALGRLAAEVDARIIVVGTHRRGFSHTLENWLAGSVGAHLTHDQTVPVVVVPVSKDRSEPTLA, via the coding sequence ATGGCGGAGCCGGGCGGGCCGGACGCGGGTGCCGGGCCCGAATCCGAGAGCGATGCCCCGGACCTCCAGGGTGCGGTCATCGTCGGTGTGCACCGGGGGCAGGACCGGGCCGTGCTGGAGGAGGCGGCGCGGCTGGCGGTGGAGTTCGGGCGTCCGCTGCTGTGCGCGTACATCTCGGAGGACAGCTATCTGACCGAGTGGGACCCGTCCGATGTCGCACAGGAGTCGCTGCATCCCACCGAGGTCGGGGCCGGAGAGGGCGAGGCGGTGCTGGCGCTGTCTGCAGCGATCGGCTCAGCGCTCGACGAGAAACCCGAACGGCCGTCCAGCTGGGCCCTCCGGCTGCTCGCCGGCGACCCGGCCAAGGCGCTGGGGCGGCTCGCGGCCGAGGTCGATGCCCGAATCATCGTGGTCGGCACCCACCGCCGCGGCTTCTCGCACACCCTCGAGAACTGGCTGGCCGGGTCGGTCGGAGCCCACCTGACGCACGATCAGACAGTCCCGGTGGTCGTGGTCCCCGTGTCGAAGGACCGCAGCGAGCCGACGCTCGCGTGA
- a CDS encoding YrhK family protein yields MSAERAIRLRREAWGFAIGSLFFLVGAVPYYQEAVGPVTAAVTFFVGALFFTAAAFIQLALSGRKPPRSGGERPDLFDWWAAAIQFAGTLFFNVSTTEALITAVNDAARVGDGWRPDAFGSICFLVASALAVVATVDRDRLWDPRARTWHGTWLNLIGSVLFAFSAVGAYVLPSTGTLVSLFWANAGTFLGAACFLVAAVLSRRSIPVRQRRHTVAAR; encoded by the coding sequence ATGTCGGCAGAGCGTGCCATCCGACTCCGGCGGGAGGCCTGGGGATTCGCGATCGGGTCGTTGTTCTTCCTGGTCGGCGCGGTGCCGTACTACCAGGAGGCGGTGGGGCCGGTGACCGCCGCCGTCACCTTCTTCGTCGGCGCCCTGTTCTTCACGGCAGCCGCCTTCATCCAGCTCGCGCTCAGCGGGCGCAAGCCTCCGCGGAGCGGGGGCGAACGTCCCGACCTGTTCGACTGGTGGGCCGCCGCCATCCAGTTCGCCGGCACGCTGTTCTTCAACGTCAGCACGACCGAGGCGCTCATCACCGCGGTCAATGATGCGGCCCGCGTGGGGGACGGCTGGAGACCGGACGCCTTCGGGTCGATCTGCTTCCTCGTCGCGAGCGCTCTGGCCGTCGTCGCGACCGTCGACCGCGACCGCCTCTGGGATCCGCGCGCCCGCACCTGGCACGGCACCTGGCTGAACCTGATCGGCTCGGTGCTGTTCGCGTTCTCCGCCGTCGGAGCCTACGTCCTCCCGTCGACCGGCACGCTGGTCAGCCTGTTCTGGGCGAACGCCGGCACATTCCTCGGCGCCGCCTGCTTCCTCGTGGCCGCCGTGCTCAGCCGGCGGTCGATCCCGGTGCGGCAGCGACGTCATACGGTCGCCGCGCGATGA
- a CDS encoding class II glutamine amidotransferase — MVKPSAGPTTFEEVVMCRWLAYSGEPLKPAVLILDAQHSLVAQSLNSPLGAETVNGDGFGFGWYPEDAGNGNIPALFHSIEPAWHDENLRELTNAIASPLFFGHVRAAAGPPIQQSNCHPFRHENWLFMHNGFLDGFSVMKRDLAFAVDPELFPLIQGTTDTETLFYVALTMGLMDDPVAALGRALRFVEETGRKHGIRFPVQGTFAVSDGSRMWAFRYSTSQRSRSLFHSVAVPELREMFPDAARLELFGDHAKVVVSEPLNDMPGAFVEVPENTVAVLDDDGYRHEPFLSEAA; from the coding sequence ATGGTCAAGCCGTCCGCAGGGCCCACCACGTTCGAGGAGGTCGTCATGTGCCGCTGGCTCGCATACTCGGGGGAGCCCCTGAAACCCGCCGTCCTCATCCTGGACGCGCAGCATTCGCTGGTCGCCCAGTCGCTCAACTCGCCGCTCGGGGCGGAGACCGTGAACGGCGACGGTTTCGGCTTCGGCTGGTACCCGGAGGACGCGGGCAACGGGAACATTCCCGCGCTGTTCCACAGCATCGAGCCCGCCTGGCATGACGAGAACCTCCGCGAGCTGACCAACGCCATCGCCAGTCCGCTCTTCTTCGGTCACGTGCGGGCCGCGGCCGGACCGCCCATCCAGCAGTCGAACTGCCACCCGTTCCGCCACGAGAACTGGCTGTTCATGCACAACGGCTTCCTCGACGGCTTCTCGGTCATGAAGCGCGATCTCGCGTTCGCCGTCGATCCCGAGCTGTTCCCGCTCATCCAGGGCACGACCGACACCGAGACCCTGTTCTATGTCGCACTGACGATGGGGCTGATGGACGACCCGGTCGCCGCGCTCGGACGGGCACTGCGGTTCGTGGAGGAGACCGGGCGCAAGCACGGCATCCGATTCCCGGTGCAGGGGACCTTCGCGGTCTCCGACGGGTCGCGGATGTGGGCCTTCCGCTACTCGACCTCTCAGCGCAGCCGGTCGCTGTTCCACTCGGTCGCCGTGCCGGAGCTGCGGGAGATGTTCCCGGACGCCGCGCGGCTGGAGCTGTTCGGCGACCACGCCAAGGTCGTGGTCTCGGAGCCGCTCAACGACATGCCCGGCGCCTTCGTGGAGGTGCCGGAGAACACCGTCGCGGTGCTCGACGACGACGGCTACCGACATGAGCCGTTCCTGAGCGAGGCGGCCTGA
- a CDS encoding FBP domain-containing protein, giving the protein MHPLTEQQLRSSFVNASQRERKELTLPDLAQVRWDDIDFLGWRDRRLPTVGYVVAEVDGAPVGVLLRQAEGRVRSRPQCSWCDDVHLPNDVLFFIAKRAGKAGRNGNTLGTLVCAEFQCSANVRKRPPTAYVGFDVEAARQARIEALREHVDAFVRKVMVDE; this is encoded by the coding sequence ATGCATCCATTGACCGAGCAGCAGCTCCGTTCCTCCTTCGTCAACGCGTCCCAGCGCGAGCGCAAGGAGCTCACCCTTCCCGACCTGGCGCAGGTGCGCTGGGACGACATCGACTTCCTCGGCTGGCGCGACCGCAGGCTCCCGACCGTCGGGTACGTCGTCGCCGAGGTCGACGGCGCACCCGTCGGCGTCCTCCTCCGGCAGGCGGAGGGCCGCGTCCGGTCGCGCCCGCAGTGCTCCTGGTGCGACGACGTGCACCTGCCCAACGACGTGCTCTTCTTCATCGCGAAGCGCGCCGGGAAGGCCGGCCGCAACGGCAACACCCTGGGCACGCTGGTCTGCGCCGAGTTCCAGTGCTCGGCCAACGTGCGCAAGCGGCCGCCGACCGCCTACGTCGGCTTCGACGTCGAGGCGGCCCGCCAGGCGCGCATCGAGGCGCTCCGTGAGCACGTCGACGCGTTCGTCCGGAAGGTGATGGTCGACGAGTGA